One genomic region from Lycorma delicatula isolate Av1 chromosome 1, ASM4794821v1, whole genome shotgun sequence encodes:
- the Cpr100A gene encoding cuticular protein 100A — protein MYRLVLLFALAALAAAQYQKSAQDAAILSDARYLTGDGQFGAAYSQEDGVEFKEESDGEGNRRGSYSYVDPSGQRRTITYTAGKNGFVASGDHLPQAPPAPPQVAPQPQYKPLPEYNPPEQSWDSPTPAPRWNNPTPAPQWNNPTPAPQWNPPPQQNWNNPAPQRFNPPPQQYNPPPQQYNPPQQQYNPPPQQWTTTPAPHRFYPPGKLSLNRSPDGFSYTFSKN, from the exons ATGTACAGGCTT GTTTTGCTGTTTGCACTAGCAGCCTTAGCGGCAGCCCAATATCAAAAATCTGCACAGGATGCAGCCATCCTCAGTGATGCCAGGTACCTAACTGGAGATGGCCAGTTTGGAGCCGCATACTCTCAGGAGGATGGAGTAGAATTTAAAGAAGAATCCGACGGTGAAGGCAACAGGAGGGGCTCATACAGTTACGTCGATCCCAGCGGTCAAAGAAGAACCATCACTTATACCGCTGGAAAGAACGGTTTCGTCGCTTCAGGCGACCACCTTCCACAAGCACCACCCGCACCGCCACAAGTGGCACCACAACCCCAATACAAACCTCTTCCAGAATACAATCCACCTGAACAATCGTGGGATTCACCGACTCCAGCACCACGATGGAACAACCCGACTCCAGCACCGCAATGGAATAACCCGACACCAGCACCGCAATGGAACCCCCCACCACAACAGAACTGGAACAATCCAGCTCCTCAGCGATTCAACCCACCTCCACAACAATACAATCCACCACCACAACAATACAATCCACCACAACAACAATACAATCCACCACCGCAACAATGGACTACAACTCCGGCTCCACACAGATTCTATCCACCTGGTAAACTCAGTCTCAACAGATCCCCTGACGGTTTCAGCTATACATTCagcaaaaattag
- the LOC142326837 gene encoding uncharacterized protein LOC142326837, producing the protein MTSKILILALLVCAALCQEEEDDGSYNPEKYEKPYENLVDDVPAPVEPSSVNQVPVGFQQTQPVQQSVQPQQPPTFFQQPQPQPQPQPQFQQPQNLPQIQQPQVPSQNPFPNNPFFQRLQNPVNQPPAPSFQQENSVPQNVPTFQQASPLFQPQQSQGFSSSFRQPAPVNQLQEEGQPIASTNYQTGDGQQRTETVDNEGNVQGQYSYVDPNGKTITVRYSAGKDGFKVEGDNIPTSPGQQSDQPQQQSPPQLPQPSLNIPQQFDTIRPEFNPQQSFNNPSAQQFFNSPRQRSQFDNFRPQFQFNPRPRNNPQPSQFNQVPAPRTPFDFQGDGGYELQSSFQ; encoded by the coding sequence ATTTTGATTCTTGCTTTGCTGGTATGTGCGGCCTTGTGTCAGGAAGAGGAAGACGACGGTTCGTACAACCCAGAGAAATACGAGAAACCATATGAAAACTTAGTCGATGACGTTCCAGCGCCGGTAGAACCATCATCCGTAAATCAGGTTCCTGTAGGATTTCAGCAAACGCAGCCCGTTCAACAGTCGGTCCAACCGCAGCAGCCTCCGACCTTCTTTCAACAGCCACAGCCACAGCCGCAGCCACAACCGCAATTTCAACAACCGCAGAATTTACCTCAGATTCAACAACCGCAAGTTCCTTCTCAAAATCCTTTTCCAAACAACCCCTTTTTTCAACGGCTACAGAACCCTGTGAACCAACCCCCAGCACCTTCATTTCAACAGGAAAATTCAGTGCCGCAAAACGTTCCTACATTTCAGCAAGCGAGTCCCTTATTTCAACCGCAACAGTCACAGGGTTTTTCTTCCTCCTTTAGACAACCGGCACCTGTAAATCAGCTTCAGGAAGAAGGACAACCGATAGCTAGTACAAATTATCAGACCGGTGACGGGCAGCAGCGCACTGAAACCGTAGATAACGAAGGAAATGTACAAGGGCAATATAGCTACGTAGATCCTAACGGAAAAACAATAACCGTCCGATATTCTGCCGGCAAGGACGGATTTAAAGTCGAGGGAGATAATATTCCTACGTCTCCTGGACAGCAATCTGATCAACCGCAACAGCAGTCCCCACCTCAACTCCCACAACCGTCATTGAACATTCCTCAACAGTTCGATACGATTCGCCCTGAGTTTAATCCTCAACAAAGTTTCAATAATCCTTCAGCTcagcaattttttaattctccCCGACAACGTTCTCAGTTCGATAATTTTCGGCCGCAATTTCAATTTAACCCACGTCCGAGAAATAATCCTCAACCGTCGCAGTTTAACCAAGTTCCAGCGCCAAGAACACCTTTTGACTTCCAAGGTGACGGAGGATATGAACTTCAATCAAGCTTCCAGTAA